A genomic region of candidate division TA06 bacterium contains the following coding sequences:
- a CDS encoding ArsR family transcriptional regulator, whose product MEDLRRAFNALGNRRRLKILVSLLESGGATVGEIAQRHRIHITSPSRHLTKLESAGLLRTRQRAQYVYYSPDTSSKSSTIRTILDLIRNSPKRRIK is encoded by the coding sequence ATGGAAGATCTAAGAAGGGCTTTCAATGCCCTCGGAAATAGAAGGCGTCTCAAGATTCTCGTGTCACTTCTGGAATCAGGTGGGGCCACAGTCGGCGAGATCGCCCAAAGACACAGGATCCATATTACCAGCCCCTCCAGGCACCTGACGAAGCTTGAGTCCGCCGGCCTCCTAAGAACCCGGCAGCGCGCACAGTACGTCTACTATTCACCTGACACGTCCAGCAAGTCATCTACGATCCGAACCATCCTCGACCTGATCCGAAACTCACCCAAGCGCCGTATCAAATAA
- a CDS encoding CRTAC1 family protein, protein MIHGRVNSTIVAVLLGLVTPSFAGFTGFDQFGSGVSSGAAWGDYDADGDLDLAISNLNEQNRLYRNDGAEVFLGLNAAGKGFGGLAWGDFDNDGDLDVAASQNERRTILFRNDGGDIFAEVDTFGEAFRTLSLAWGDYDNDGDLDLALGNGGPNILVENLGDGTFAELSNFSGWGTYSVAWADYDDDGDLDLAVANGNSQPSKLFKNDGSGNFIELDRFGSGNSRGLAWGDYDNDGDLDLAVINYGEQNRLYRNVGGDIFTELLRFGTGVGFDLAWGDYDNDGDLDLAVSSLTSGNKIYVNHGTDFIPPGVIPVGGDAETYALAWGDYDNDGDLDLAVANRGQNKLCRNDEDDGDYIKVRLEGLGPPGYSNKDGIGAKVKIYDAGTTNLRGFREVSAGSGYCSMNSLEAEFGVPAGDTFDVEVTWPVSGGVCLVEDVIPPAVLNVREDCAVTGIDESMEGHESARLVLRLKQNQPNPFRSVTIIPCEIKRCPSTAVGSMSLDVYSITGRHVANLLRSKCQVGVYETHWDGTDRAGNKLPSGVYFCVLRIGELQERRRLELIR, encoded by the coding sequence GTGATACACGGGCGAGTCAATTCTACAATAGTCGCAGTTCTTCTAGGGTTAGTAACCCCTTCCTTTGCAGGCTTCACTGGATTCGATCAATTTGGGTCCGGCGTCAGTTCCGGCGCGGCGTGGGGGGACTATGATGCCGACGGCGACTTGGATCTGGCGATTTCCAATTTGAATGAACAGAACAGACTCTACAGAAACGATGGAGCGGAAGTCTTCCTTGGATTGAATGCTGCTGGGAAAGGGTTCGGGGGGCTAGCCTGGGGAGATTTTGACAATGATGGTGATCTGGATGTGGCAGCATCACAGAATGAAAGGCGCACCATACTCTTTAGGAACGATGGGGGCGACATTTTTGCCGAAGTCGACACTTTTGGAGAAGCCTTCCGGACACTCTCCTTGGCCTGGGGCGACTATGACAATGACGGGGACCTGGACCTTGCCCTTGGAAACGGTGGTCCGAACATACTGGTCGAGAATCTTGGAGACGGGACTTTCGCAGAATTAAGCAATTTTTCGGGTTGGGGAACCTACAGTGTTGCTTGGGCAGACTACGATGACGACGGTGACCTGGACCTGGCAGTGGCGAACGGTAACTCACAACCAAGCAAGTTGTTCAAGAACGACGGCTCAGGAAACTTCATTGAGCTCGACAGATTTGGTTCGGGAAACTCCAGAGGTCTTGCGTGGGGCGATTATGATAACGACGGTGATCTGGATCTTGCGGTCATCAATTATGGCGAACAGAACAGGTTGTACCGGAATGTGGGCGGGGACATTTTCACTGAACTCTTGCGCTTTGGAACAGGGGTGGGTTTTGATCTCGCCTGGGGAGACTACGATAACGATGGCGATTTGGATCTTGCGGTCTCAAGCCTAACCAGTGGAAACAAGATATACGTAAATCATGGAACAGACTTCATTCCCCCAGGAGTTATTCCCGTTGGCGGTGATGCCGAGACTTATGCTCTTGCCTGGGGAGACTATGATAACGACGGCGATCTGGACCTGGCGGTCGCCAACAGAGGACAGAACAAGCTCTGCCGAAACGATGAGGATGATGGGGACTACATAAAGGTTAGACTTGAAGGCCTGGGTCCACCCGGGTACAGCAACAAAGATGGCATAGGAGCAAAGGTTAAGATATACGATGCAGGGACAACCAACCTCAGAGGTTTCAGAGAAGTCAGTGCAGGGAGTGGCTATTGCTCGATGAACTCATTGGAGGCGGAGTTCGGGGTCCCCGCCGGGGATACTTTTGATGTCGAGGTAACCTGGCCAGTGAGTGGGGGAGTATGTCTGGTAGAGGATGTGATACCTCCAGCTGTTCTCAATGTGAGGGAAGATTGTGCTGTGACTGGGATAGATGAGAGCATGGAGGGACATGAGAGTGCGCGTCTGGTGTTAAGGCTCAAGCAGAATCAACCCAATCCGTTTCGCTCAGTAACGATAATTCCCTGTGAAATCAAGAGATGCCCATCTACGGCCGTCGGATCAATGTCATTGGACGTATACAGCATAACCGGTCGGCATGTCGCAAACTTGCTGAGGTCCAAGTGTCAAGTTGGAGTCTATGAAACTCATTGGGATGGAACAG